TTTATCTGGAAGTAACCCAGAGACAATGAGAAATAATTGTTATAATGTGTTTCCACAGTCACTTCTCTGTGGAACTAACTTCCTTGATGTCGTGGAAGAACCACTGTGGTATCATGATTtaatatataaagtatatatataaGCTCATAATGTTCATGATGGTTTCTACTTTTAAGAGCCACATTTTATACATTTCCATACATTTCTATTGATGCCATGCTTATACAAAGTTCATTTTCACTTTAATTTAGAGTGAGGATGAATTTGTTTTTAGGGTGAATGCTGATCATGCATCATGCACTTACTCAAAATATGAAACCAAAGCGACACGAGAAATAATGTAAACCTTTGGCAGTAAAATAAAttcacacactgactgatgagCAGCTGTTGGTTTAATGGTCCCTGAGGACTGGGCAGCACTGTATTTGGCCTCAGGGCTTAATATGACTTTGCTCTAATGAGGTTTAAAATTTATTTGTAACCTGCACCTGAGCAGTGTATATCTGCCGTAACAGTGATTCCTTTGTAATTACCTGTTATGTTCTGTCTTGTTCATTTCAACGCGTTCTCCTTTTTCCTAAAAGCTCTTTATATTGTAACTACTATCAAAATGATGTATCCTTAAATACTTTGTTTACAGATGTATCGTTTATGTGTGATTGTATTGGaaaatgcatactgtatgtttgcagaACATCAGCTGGGATGTAGTTATTGTTTCTAAAGAACAATTGTAAACTCACATGATTTGTGTGATGAGCAGACTCTAAGGTTTAATCTGTCATTCATGGTATAATACAAGGTTTGTATTCATTTACACCTTACCTTTGCATGCAATGTACTGGGGAGAGCAGAATTCTGTGACTTTTGTATTTTGATATTGAATATTGCGTCTAATAAAATGCTTTGCTTTGATTTAAAGCAgtaaattgtttattttatcaCAGCAGTTAAAGGTTttccaaaaaggaaaaaggctcCGTTGACTCAGTCGGTCATCATTTAATGTCACTTTTGTTCCGTTCTTTTATCATCCCACGTTTTTCCTCAGGAAAAAGCCACAACCTGTCTCTTACAGCCAGGACGCACATCCCTCCACTCTTTGACTGGTGTTACGTTCATGTAGGCTCAGTGGGGACACCGTGGACGCTCCTTCAGTAGCGATGCCAGGTACCAACTATTATTAACGTCCGCTATGTTCATGCTGCAGGTTGTCTGTAGTATTGGTTACTGCTGTTTTCACCTACAACAAATTAGCACTTTTTAAACTTATGGTAACTGTGATCTTATCAAACTATCCACACATGTAATTTGTGTTGCGACTGTGaactgtaaatatgaatatatcagcatctactgtatattgATGGTAATCTATAGAAATTAGCTGAAACCCTCTAAGACCATGTGTCAGCACAACAGGTTTGGGTTTAGAGCTACTATACAGTACTTCACCATTCAGTGATGCTGAATCCCTTCTTCCTGATTGACAGAGCAGATGATCAGAGGAGCGGAGTTTACACCAGCATCGCTAGGACTGGGTCCAAAGAACGGGTAGAGTTtcccagtgaaggagcagcCGGTGAAGCTGTAGATCAGAGCTGCGGTGTCCGCATCATAAAAGGAGACCAGCCCCTCCTCATAGCTCACAAACACCCCCACCTTCTCGGGCTGAGACgtcaaacacagatgcactgttgGTCCAGCCGGAGCATAGTATCTTCTGCCATCCCTCAAACTTATCGTCCAAAGACCGTTCTGGGGGTTCGCTTTGATCTGTCCCTTCCTGTTGACCGACTCTTCAGCCACTCCTAGATCCCAGGCAGTTTTCCCTTTAATCAGAACCTCGTAGTAAACTTGGCCTGCAGAGATGCTTTGTTTTcccaaaacacaagcacaataTGAAAATTTCTTCGGAGTGGGGGGGAGATCTTTGGTTATGTCACCATATGCGACTTGTTTTCCATCATCAGACAGGATCAGCCTAGGATGTGCTGTATCAGGATCTAGAGTCACAGGGACTGCGTGTCGCCGGACCCTCTTCAGCTCAACCTCATAGAGCAGCCTCATCTGTTCACTCAGGGTCTCTTTCAGCTGATTGACAGCTCTCACCACTGTCCCCTCATACGAAGGAGGAGTGATAGTGACCTCAGCCCAGTCCTTGGTGGGTGCAGTGGCAGCAGTGTTAACTGATGGAAAGCTCTggatgaggtggaggtggtctTCAGACCGTGAGAGCTGCTCCACCTCAGAGCTCCTCTTCTTCAGATCACatatttcctgctgcagctctgtgatgaAGCCTTCAGCCTGTTTCTCTGTtgtcctctgcttctctgtgatgGTCTTGATGAGCTCAGCCTGGCTTCTCTCCACAGTCTCCTTCAGAGCAGTGAAGACCTGAACACCTTCTtccatctctctgtctgcagctttgtTGCTGAGCTCCACTGAGCGTCGGATCTCCTCAATCTTCACTCGTCTCTTCTCGATCATCTGCTGGATTTCAGCTTCAGTCTTGACCAGCTCTGACTTCTTTCCTTCACATTCGTCCTTCATAGCAACAACATCGTGTGTCTTGTGGTCTAACATAGCACACAtcatacagacacacatgtgGTCGCTCTTACAGAACAGCTCCAGCAGTTTGTCGTGCTTCTTACACATCCTGTCCTCCAGGTTCTTCACAGGGTCGATCAGCTGATGTCTCTTCAGTCCTGACTTTGTCAGATGAGGCTCCAGGTGAGTCTCACAGTAGGAGGTCAGACACACCAGGCAGGACTTCAGGGCCTTTAGTTCAGGTCCAGTGCAGACGTCACAGGGAACGTCTCCTGGTTTGGCAGCGTGTTGCTCTGAGCTCCTGCTTTCCTGATGAGCTCCATGTCGGATCTGAGCAGCCATCTCAGAGATCAGAGTGTTAACATGCAGCTCAGGTCTGAAGTGGAAAAGCCGATTACAGACAGGACAGTGATGGGGGACGTTAGTATCCCAGTGtgcagtgatgcaggtgttgCAGAAGTTGTGTCCACAGGATAAAGTCACTGGATCAGTGAACACATCCAGACAGATGGAGCACAGCAGCTGATCTTCAGCTGGCAGGCAGGTGGCAGCAGCCATAGCTACGATGTGAGGAGGGAAGCCACACAATGAAGCTAAATGTAAGAATGAATAAGAATAAAATATCTCCATAAAGGTTCAACTGATCCTCTGAACTGATTGTTCTTAGACCATTCTCTAAGAGCAAAAACGAGCAGCCAAAGGAACTTCCTGCGTGTGTAGAGCAcaacttttgtttgtttaaggaCAAACTTGAAGTCTAAGTGTAAGTAGCCTCAGCTGTACTCACCAGTGTCTGAGCGAGACTCCTCTGAGGGGAAGAGTTTAGAATGATCGGAGTTGGGGACGAAGAGTTTTTGACcttgctgctgttctgctggaTCGAGGTTTCAGTTTCATTTAGGGAAATGACATATTAGAGCATTGTGTGTTGCTCCACCTCTAAATACAGGTTGGTTAGGATTCATTAGACACgctgcatgttttctttttaagggacataaaagaaaatattcTATGTACGAAACCCCAGGAGACCAACACTCCAACATCCTACTAATGACGCTCTATTAAAAGCTCTACTAAAACCCAGCTAAGACAAAACCTAATCTATTCTAATCAAAGTGCAGCAGAGTTGATTCattctttttaaatttcattatGCATGACCTCGTTTACTAACTTTTATATGCAATGAAAAAGAGAAGTGGATCCTAATTTATCTGTATCTGTAGTGTGTGATGACTCCACCAGAGGGCGAGGTCTGCTTCCACTTCCTCTGGAACGCACCTTAAcaggtaattattattttttgcatCAAACAAAACCCACAAATTGTTAATATAAAAATCAAAATACATTTTAGTGCTATTACTACTTTAAGATATGCAGttttttatgattatttttatgttaatcATCCTCTAACTTGGTTCTGTGTCTCAAATCAAAACAGGTGAAAAGACTGAAAAGACATTCACACAACCAAGATTAGTACCAGAACTTGTCATTACCCAAAATGCACGGCTGCCAACAACAATGTCCACTTACCTACTTTTAGAACCAAACCATAATAGGACAcatttgctgtgttgtgtgcgCCTTTTAGCCCTCTTAGTCTAGCAAAGACTAGCTTAGAAGCAAAGGCTCCTTTAACAGAAGCAACTTGACCTTCTCTTCACGTCTGTCCCTGGtttactgcagcaggagcaTTTTCATAACAAGTTTATCTTGTGAAACGCAGCTTGTTTGGAGCCCTTTGAGACCTGCTGACAGTCAAATTCAATTAAAACACGATGCCAACATCCCAGCAGACACTCCCTACTACTCTCAGAGAAACGCCGGCTTTCAGAGTCAATTGTGTCTGATGTGAAGAGCCGGCCTTCGTGTCCCGTCTGGAGCCTTTTCACGTGCTAAAATAAGAGTTTCCCCCTCTTTCCCCGAGTCGACATGAGCAAAGTGAGCGCAGTGAAAGGCCCGGAGAGAGCTTCCATTTGAGGACTGGCAGCCTCAggtcttgtgtctgtgtgacactATGGGCCACGACAAAAGCCCGTCCTTTCTCCCGCTGCAGAATAACgctgagagaaaagaaaagaggtggcgcatgatgaggaggagggaggacttTAGGCAGAAAAGAGGGTCTGGCTTTTGAAATGGGCCCGGTGCAGATGTACGGGGCGGCAGGATTAGGCCGCGGGTGCTGGTGACGTTCACCCGACCACATCTCCCTCCGTCGCGGCCctttgtggctgcagcagcctggggTGGTAAGCTGCTCGCCAGCGTGCCAGCGGGCCCCAGCTCCCACCCTGAGAACGCAGGAGcagcctcacccccccccccacacgcacgGAGGGGTGGTCGGGGAGTTAATATCTGCAGGGTGTGACCGGCATCGTGAGAAAATGGAGTTCGTGCACCTCTGTCACGGAGTGAATTCTGCTTCCAGGTCTTGAGGAGTTAACGACTTAGAACCTCATGGCAAATCACTGAGTTTTGAATGTAGGACATTTAACTGCACTAGtacattttatcattttacAAAGTAACTTAGCTCTAAAGGTGATGTCTCGTGTTTCAGTGAAACAGCACCAATCTCGAACTTTGGcttctttttgtgtttctacTCTGCTAACTTCATTTCGACGCAGGAATATATCACTTCCTGATCTTTACACGTCATCTTAATATATCACCCGATGCTGAAAGgcgacaggagagagagagaggagagaagcacataTTCTCCGTGTATTGTGGAGAGGAATGCCATTGAATCTGGCTGTTTTTTCATGCGCCAGCCTCTTTTGTGTGCAGGCTAAGGAAGTCCATTGTGTGGACAGACACCCTGAGAAAGGAGGCGAGCTTGGAGCCGTTGTCTGCCGGTGCTTCTGCAGCACTCGGGCCCTAAAAAGCCCTGAATGAGGCTCTGCCATCGGAAGCAGCCGGCCCGAACCCAGAGACAATGCCGCTGGGCAACTTTGAAGAGCAGCAACAATTAAAAATGCAGCTTCACTATATTAATTATGCATTCATGCTTTtgtcttgttcttttttttcacagGAGGGAAGAATGAGAGAACTGTGAGGTTTAGGATTCAACAGGTctgaggcacagagagagagagagagattacaGTGAAAAAAACCCGCACATGCaaattctgctgctgctgctggagattcATCgggtgaaatgtgtgtgtgactggggaTTATAGACACCAACAGGAACTTGTGCAAGAATAAACACACCGACCCCAAATTGTGTTCAGTAAGGCGACAATAAAACCCAGCAGAAAGGGCCGAAAGCAGATCCAGACAGTTTGGAGGAACCCCGGGTTCCATCTCGGAGGGCATGTTGCTAGGTAACTCGGAGTTGCAGCTCTGAGCTGCTCTTTACAGGCTCTTTCTTCGGGGCCTTTCTCGTCGCTGCTCTCCTGGTTGCAGGCAGGACACGCTAAAAGCAGCTTTCCAGAGTCATTGAGGTGAACCTCTGCTGGCCGGCAGCTCTGTCAGGTGGCTCTGTTGTGCCCGGAGCCGCCAGCAAGCCAGCAGCGGGAAGGTTTATTCAGAAAAGGCCAAGATGGCTTTGAAAAATCGATCTGTTGTAGGAGGAATTCATTCAAGGTTTACAACCAAATCTGTCACACCGAAGACGGGACGACGTGGAATCCACCCCCTGCTGGCCGTGGCGGACACTACATATGCATCCAATCTCAGTTTATGCAAGATGAAAATCTGCATTCTATGTATAATTAGAATGTTGCTTAGATTTATAACACCACTGCCTGTGTTTAAATACACCGCGCATCACGTCCCATGAACGTCTGGTCCAAACAAGGGAAAACCAAGCTCTGCAGTAGCTCAGCACTTCAGCTTATCTCTGTTATGAAATAAGGAAAATATACCACAGAGCTGAGCTTTACCCAAAGGCTCCTGGAAAAGTGTGAGACAAGACCTCGACTCCTCAGGGAAGCATTTAAACATGTTCCTGAAAAACCTTTTGAAAAAGGTTTAATGCTGATTCCTTAAGTAAATGACTGTGTGAAAGCATACAGGGAGGAGAAACACTGTTACGTCCTGTGAGAGGAGTGACGACCACGTACAATCACCTCAAATGCTGCTGCTCGCTAGTGTTAACATGAATGAAAACCCTCAACAAGTTGGACTTGGTTCAACAGGTGGAAAGTCGACCGCAGTAGAACCGGTTTCTTTGTTACACGCAGAAAAGAACGCTAATGACAGTGAGTAGAGTCACTTATCTCTGCGCCGCTGGAGTCACAAAATACACATTTACCAAATCAGCACAGATCAAATAAACCTTCAGGTCGCGTCATTTAGCTTTCAGGGGTTTCGCTTGGTGCAGTTCAACCTCCTGGACTCCAACGCCGACGTGGCTGCACTGTCCCAGAAGTAGCAGGTTCTGTTTGAAATTATATTTTGATATAATTCCagtttttgattgtttttataTAAAAGAGAAAGACTCTGCTCCACCACTACGTTTCCCAGAACTCACCCATCTGTTTTTGCCAAAGTTCCTGATTCGGCCCCATCACTAATTGACTGTTTATTTATATGATCCTCGTCCTTCAGGCGACAGCTCAACAAGTCTGGCGCTCAAACTCACAGCGACTTCAAGCTCCGCCTTCAGCAGCTCAAACGCAACGCGTCGCCGGCCGCGGCGAGGGTCAGAGGTCGTGTGTGTTGGCAACGTGTGACTCGCCATGTGTTTCGAATGCAGACAGGACGGCATGAATAAATGGCTGAATGCAAAGCTCATTAGAGCTACAGGAGAGCGCATGAAGAGAGTCAGAGATCATATAGCTGGAGTGAACACAGACGAGCCTCAACACATTCCTGCCTCTTTATTAAGGTGATCTGTGACCCTGAGACTCCCAAAATAGACTGTTTTCCattgtgcgcctgtgtgtgtgatggtcgAGGCTAATACAGTGCATATCGGACCTCTTGTCTCCTAAAAAGGACCTTGTTGTCGCTTGAGAGGCCACTTAGTGCTCTCGTACTCTCGTCAGCGTGCAGATAAAAGCCAATCAGACCTGCTGTTTTCTGAAGCGTCCTCCACTGGAGAGGCTGGAGAGCAGGCTTTTTGTTCCGCTGCTGGTATGCAGAGAGCAGCCGCTCGCACAAAGACCCCGGTAATAACAGTTAATCTTTGCAAAGGTTCAATGGCTGCCAAACAACCAACCAACgggccggcccggcccggcccggcccggcccggcccgccgGACGGCTGCGATTCAGAGCCGTCCCAACAATGACAGCGGGACTTCAAAGTGGGAGGCAGCGCGGAGCGGCTGGTTCCCATCACCTAAATCAACAAGGCCTGGGCAGAAAGTAAACAGCGCGGTGGGGGCCACGCAGGAGGTGCACATGTGTCTCCTCGGGACATTTTCATTCAATTGCTGAGTTTCTGGTGAGCTGATGTGATCAGTGAGGAGCTCTTTGCTGTGAGCGTTGTCTGACTTCCCTCCTCAGTGGCTCAGCTCAGCCTGTTTCCTATTCGTGACTCAGTCTCCACAGGTTTCTGCTGAGCCCGGACCGATGCTGCTTCTAGTGGAACGTCcgtgtttgatgtgtttgacTGATCTTCCTGAACCTGACCTGATCCGTGGATCCTGTCGACACGGCTGTGACGTGACAAAGGCACCATGTGGGCTCGATGCGGATCCCCACAGGGCTGTGAACCTGCCTGATCCCTGCTTTTACCAGCTCCagactctgacctttgacctctgtggcGAGGTGGCAGGGGAAGGGGGGCTGGTGGCGCAGCGGGTGGGGTGGGTTGTGTGTAATGACACCCAGTCTGTTCTGTGTGGCATGACCTCATTACCTCAATCCATGCATTGATAGTGGGGGAAGATTATCCCCAGTCCGAAAACACATTCAGCCCCGGAGCTGCACACAATAACATACAGGGCAGCATTTCCTCAATAGAAAGTACTGATGCACTCATTACACTTTATTCTAATCTACTATATGAGTTTTTCTCTTCATTTTCATAATTCAACTTTTTCTACttgcttctcttctctttgcttCTCTTTCAGGAGTTCTCTTCAGAATGCTTCCTCGTGCCGTCCGTCAGCGTTCTGCATGTTTGGATGTGTGGACCTGCGTTGACTTGAAAcagggtggagctgcaggagcacaaAGTGCCTGTGTAGAAATAAAGGTCAGAGCTACAAACAGTAAAATTTCAACGCTCTAATCTGATGTCCTGGAAAACGTGCTGGGAACCCGCCCTCAGGGGATCTGCTCTTGTCCATTCTTTTCAATGGCCGGCGCTTTTTTCCCACGTAACATCATCCAAGGGTGGAACCGTCTGCTGCGTTTGCTCTGGAAGTAAACAATGAACTGTCCTGGTGACGTTTTAGCACGAATTTCCACAACCAATTGATTTGTTTGGcggtcaaaaggtcaaaggtcaaggtgaCCGCTGTTCAGATCAAAcggtggttgccatggtaacagagGTACAGCTTGTACCTGTACAGTGCGCTGTCgtgtgtttcctgtaaacagaTGTGGGAGCTGGATGCTAGGAGTCGTACAGTCAGTCACAGTTTTCTTTGAGTTGCTGAGATGTGCTGCTGTTTGGATTCAAAGCTTTTTCCCCTTCACTGAATCACAGTCTGATCGTCTGAATCCTATTTGATAGTGTGAACAGCAGCCgccagaaaaatgacaaaacggctaaaacaataaaactaaatattttctcACTATCTGTTAGTTTCCCTTAGATCATTTTTGGGGTCAAAGGCTcatgatggagagaaaaatCCGTCCCAGCCTGAGCTCAGTTTGTAGAAAAATCATGGAACAGTGTCTGAAGGCTCTCAAAATGCACTGAATGGCTACTCTGTGGGAGTACAACTAATTATATTAGCCCCCTTGGAAACATTCAACCTAACAAGTGGAAAGCGCTTTCTGCATAAATTAAAGATAATCCAGAGTAAATTATGCAAATGTATTCGCAGAGATAAAGCGGTGGGCGGAGCGGACGCTTATTGTGAAGTTTCAAAAATCTGAGCCAGTGGTTGAAGCCGAGCGGAGAGAAACTTCATCCTAACGTTGGCTGATTCACTGACGGTGAATCCAACTGGAGAGAAAACAGCAAACAACAGGCAAAGCTCGGTGAACTCATCACCAAGAGGTCACACATCACGGTCCACGTTTAGTGGCTTCAATATGGTTTTTGATTTGGTGGAAACTCTGCCTGGGGTCATGGATCTTTGACAAGTGAGATCCTGCTTTTTTCCTGGGAATTTTTCACATTTCCCaggataaaatataaaatacagatGATATAGCGTTAATTCAAGGTTAGGTTCTGAAAATAAATCATAGAAATTACGacttaaattaaacaaagtCTCCAGAGCTGAGGTttatagcacacacacacttccacatTCCCAGAGTGCATTGTGATTTCCAGGTCACTGCCGATGTTTAGGTCTCTATTTCAGAGTGAAGTGAAAGTGTCTCTGTGGGGTCAGGGGTCGTCCGCTCTGTGAACTCCAGCGCACACtcttaaaaacaaaaccacactcCTGCTCATTCACTCCTCACGCTGTGTTAATGACTCGCTGCCGTTTGCAGGCCGACGGCTGCAGTCGACACGGGCCGAAGCTGAGGCCCTTCGTCTGCTTCAGATTCTGCTAATTGTTGCACCAATCATGACCCGCAGGTATATTTAATTAATCAAAGTCACCATGGccacctttcttttttttttttaacaataacaagaatttaaatataaattaaaagaaataaaattcaGATAAGACTGACTTTAATTTGGTATCTTCCGAATTGACAGATTTTTGCTGGATTTAACGTTCAATCCCTAGAATATTTaactttatattttttaattagtaTTTAATAAACTCACAGCCAAACATGAGCTGATTAGTTTGGCCTCACAGATTGATTCGTCTCTACGGGGGCGAATTTTCTGATCCAGGTCTTGTATTGCGGGTGGGGTTCTAGGGGGATTCTGGATCCATGGCCTAAAAAAAGCCCTGATTAAATCGCcaatttttcctttttttattttggtgccTGTTTGTTAATTATAGAATTATTTacttatttgttgttttaatttcctAATAATTCAGCTTTTCTATCAACTccattttccctttttcttttgtATATTTCTCTATTTCTGTTCACCTCCGTTGCTTtgactaattattattatttttattattattattataggcaCAAAATCAGAATTGGCAGCCATGTGTGCGCGGAGGAAGCGAGGCCGGCGTCGCTGCGAGCTGTGGGCGGCGCACAGCTCCCGTCTGgcggctgctgctcagtcagtcagtcggtgCGGAGGAGAGCGGACGCACggacggagcggagcggagcggagcggcgcaCCGTCACCCGGGGTACGACACCGAGACGAGCACGGAGCGGAGCGGCACGAGCGCAGCGGCATGGAGCTGTGAGGCTGCGCGACCTGCCCCCCTCGCACGAGCGTCCGCTTTGCTGATTTGCCCCATCTGCGTGCGTTTTCCGCGACATGGAGGCGACGGGCCGCTGGCTGCTGCCGGCCGCGCTCCTCATTCTTTCCTTCCAGCAAGGTGAGCCTCCGTCCACGCCGTGGTCCCGAcgtgaaccagaaccagaaccacttaAACGGCGACGGTCGTGCGCGCGTTACTGAGACCGAGTGGTTTTGAACTCGCTGCGCCAACTTTACGGTGATTGCGCAGGAGCCGCAGGTGTGCGGACGAGACGAGCCCAGCAAAAGTTCTGTGGGGTTCGGAAACGGGCTCAGCTCTACTTTGAGGCGAACGCGCGGCGCGTAAACGCGTCTTTGGAACCACTCGACGAACCCACGAACCCACGTCGTCTTCAGCAGATGAGCTCGCGTGACCGTCGTGTCTGCGGATGCGCTCCCGTCGCTCTGTGGGAGCGCAGATTAAAACGTTTGCGAGGCCGAGGGCGTCACATTTCGGCCCCAAACTGGAGCTGTCAAGCATGAAAAGAGAAGTTTGGACACGGTGGGCTGACCGGCTTATTAGGAGTGTCACGGGCTCCATATGTGGCGTCCACAACAGCAGTAATCCTATAAAGCCCCCCAGAAACGGACCGACGCAGACACTGTTACAGTGTGTATTCAGACATAAGGGAAAATACGTCAACGTGCGTGAACGCATGATGGAAGGTCTGTCACGTGTCACTGCGGGTAAACACGGCTTGTTGCAGTTTCAAGTGGCTTCTGTTTGGACTTTGGTCCCTGTTCACATCTTCCCGTCCTCTGGTTTTAAAAATGACTCCACAGCTTGCAGGGTTTTTTCCCAGGCAACAAGAAGCAGCCTGTGTCCTGGTCCCCTGGTGACGAACCTTCTATCAGGGCCAGCAATTAAACCCCCAGTGATGCCTTTGGCCTAATTAGTCCTTCAGGATGAGGCTCAGGAGTAATTATCTCTTATTGTGGATGAATCCTTCACTTACTTtctggcttgtgtgtgttttgaatcGCTGGCTTCAGCAGAACATcccttcacacacagcagcaggtctcTGCATTGGGCCCAATGCAGCTGACTGGGTTTGTGGTGGCGTCTGTCGTCGCTGAGCGCGTACTGTACGTGGGGACCTTCTGCAGAGTGGACTCAGCTGCCGGACGGTGCGTTCAGGCTCCTTTGACGAGCGGCCGCATGTTTTCAAGCGCTTGGTGCTACCGTCCTGGGCCCTGGAGTCACGGAACCGAGGTTCTGTTGTTGGCTTTCACTCACTAAATCGTGTCAAccattaattttaataattaaagaaaGGTTGTCCCTGCTTCAAGACATGCGTTTTCCTGCTGTTAATGTGTAGAAGGAAGTGTCAACCTGTGCGTCCACCACAGTCTCTCATGCATTTTATCCAAACGGGGACTTTTTGTTCAGACACTGAAGCTGTTGTCCGATCAAACGCACGGTTGAGGAGCTTCAGGAAGTCAGTGGAGATGAATCAGGATTTGTCACCATAAGCCTGAACACTGGGAGAGGTTTCCGGCTCCTATCCTCCAGTTCGCCTTCCCAGCGCGTCGGTCCAGTCGGC
The genomic region above belongs to Betta splendens chromosome 6, fBetSpl5.4, whole genome shotgun sequence and contains:
- the LOC114857674 gene encoding nuclear factor 7, ovary-like → MAAATCLPAEDQLLCSICLDVFTDPVTLSCGHNFCNTCITAHWDTNVPHHCPVCNRLFHFRPELHVNTLISEMAAQIRHGAHQESRSSEQHAAKPGDVPCDVCTGPELKALKSCLVCLTSYCETHLEPHLTKSGLKRHQLIDPVKNLEDRMCKKHDKLLELFCKSDHMCVCMMCAMLDHKTHDVVAMKDECEGKKSELVKTEAEIQQMIEKRRVKIEEIRRSVELSNKAADREMEEGVQVFTALKETVERSQAELIKTITEKQRTTEKQAEGFITELQQEICDLKKRSSEVEQLSRSEDHLHLIQSFPSVNTAATAPTKDWAEVTITPPSYEGTVVRAVNQLKETLSEQMRLLYEVELKRVRRHAVPVTLDPDTAHPRLILSDDGKQVAYGDITKDLPPTPKKFSYCACVLGKQSISAGQVYYEVLIKGKTAWDLGVAEESVNRKGQIKANPQNGLWTISLRDGRRYYAPAGPTVHLCLTSQPEKVGVFVSYEEGLVSFYDADTAALIYSFTGCSFTGKLYPFFGPSPSDAGVNSAPLIICSVNQEEGIQHH